The Intestinibaculum porci DNA window AAGAAAATCCCCACATGTCTTTTTATGTTTTTTTGCATTTTGATATTGATTTCGTCGATTGTTTTGGTTATATTAGTCATTGAATTTAATGAGAGAAAATACTGAGGTGAAAATACATGCCATTATCGAAAGAAATCGGTATCGACTTAGGAACTGCGAATATCCTGATTTACGAAAAAGGAAAAGGGATTGTCGTAAACGAACCATCAGTCGTTACTATTAATACTGATACAAACAGACCTGTGGCTGTCGGCGAAGAAGCAAGAGAAATGCTTGGGAAAACGCCAGGAAACCTGAAGACGATCCGTCCGTTAAAGGATGGTGTCATCGCAGACTTCCAGGTTACAGAAGTTCTGATTACCCATTTCATTAATAAATTAAACTTAAAAGGTTTATTTGCTCGTCCAGTTATCTTAATCTGCTGTCCAAGTAATATTACTTCGATTGAACGAAGCGCGATCCAGGACGTCGCCTTAAGATGCGGAGCGAAACGTGTGTACATTGAAGAAGAACCAAAGGTGGCAGCTGTAGGAGCTGGCTTAGATATTTCTAAACCTTCTGGCAACATGGTTGTCGATATCGGTGGGGGGACCACTGACGTGGCGGTGCTTTCTTTAGGTGATATCGTAACATCACAGTCGTTAAAAACGGCTGGCGATAAGATGGATGCGGAAATCGTAAAATACGTTAAGGATAAATACAAGTTATTAATTGGGGACTCTACGGCTGAGCATGTCAAGATGGAAATCGGCTGTGCTTATGATGGTGATCCTGATAAGAAAGTTGATGTCCGCGGGCGTGACTTAGTGACTGGGTTACCAAAGACGATCCAGGTTTCTGAAGCGGAAGTTGAAGAAGCTTTACACGAAATCTGTGAAACCATCTTAGCGAGTGCTAAGCAGGTGTTAGAGCAGACACCACCAGAATTATCTGCCGACATCGTTAATAAAGGTGTCTTCTTAACTGGCGGGGGCGCACTGCTTCATAACTTAGATAAGTTCATGGAACAGGGCTTAAAAGTACCAGTCTTCGTAGCGGATAAACCACTTGACTGTGTCGCTGAAGGCTGTGGCGTCATGTTAGAGAATACAGTATTTTTAGACTAAGGTGTGATTTTTGATCACATCTTTTCTTTTTGCCTTATACTTAAGATAAAGAAGGTGAAAATATGGGAAGACTCAAAACATTAAAAGGCATTATTGAGGAAGAACTTAAAGAGATGGATCCCACTAAAAAGACCGCGGCGATGGCCCATTTATATGGCGTCAGTCTGCAGGCGACAATTATCGCGCGTCATCGCGGGGAAAACAGCGAACTATTAGCGATGGCGGGCATGTTACATGATATCGCAGCTTATAAAACCGGCAGCTATGAGGATCATGCCCATAAAGGGGCGAATATAGCGAAGGAGATTTTAAAGCAGCATCAGCTCACAAATAGCGAAGAGACCAAACTGATTGTCGAGGCGATTGCTCATCATGATGACAAAGATCGCAAAGATTCCGCTTTTGATGAAGTTTTAAAAGATGCCGATGTGATGGATCATGTTTTTAAAGATTTAGATAAACCCGTGAAAGCCAAAGAGCAGGCGCGTTATGAGGCGCTTTGTGAAGAGTTTCAGCTTTGATAATCAAATGAATAGAATTTAGAAAAGATTATGTTATAATACAAAGCGGGAGGTGTAATGCATGCCAGAACAGACAATTGAATACAGATATGATACACAGTTATTAATTGATGGTGAAGATCTTGATGAAGATGAAATCAATGATTACTTCGTTGAACATTTTAAAGGAGACTGCTTATTGGCAGTTGGTGATGAAGATCTGATTAAGATTCATTATCATACGAATGAACCTTGGGATGTCTTAAAATACTGCCGTACGCTTGGAGAAATTTACGATATCGTTATTGAAGATATGGATCGCCAGGCCCGCGGCTTAAAAGGATAGAGAGAAAAAACTCTCTATTTTTTTATCTTCAATTATAACGATCAACAGGGAATAATTTGTATTATGCAAAGAAAACTTTCTAAAAAAGTGAAAAAACCTCTTGCATTTGTTTGACTGGTGCGGTAAGATAAGCGAGCACTCCGGAAAGGAGCGCAATGCAGAACATTGAAAACTGAAAAGAAACACGTCAAAGAACTCATTTTTGAGCGGTGAACAAAACACCGAAAACAAATAGTCAGAAGTAATTTCAAGAGCTTATTCAAAGCTCCATTCATAAACAATGGAGAGTTTGATCCTGGCTCAGGATGAACGCTGGCGGCGTGCCTAATACATGCAAGTCGAACGGAGCACCTTGGTGCTCAGTGGCGAACGGGTGAGGAGAACATAGGTAACCTGCCCCTCCGAGGGGGACAACAGCTGGAAACGGCTGCTAAGACCGCATAGACGCATTCAGGGCATCCTGGATGCGCTAAATGACCGGATGGTCAGCGGGGGGATGGACCTATGCAGTATTAGCTAGTTGGCGGGGCAACGGCCCACCAAGGCGACGATACTTAGCCGGCCTGAGAGGGCGGACGGCCACACTGGGACTGAGACACGGCCCAGACTCCTACGGGAGGCAGCAGTAGGGAATTTTCGGCAATGGGGGAAACCCTGACCGAGCAACGCCGCGTGAACGAAGAAGGCCTTCGGGTCGTAAAGTTCTGTTGTACGGGAAGAACGTCGGATGGAGGAAATGCCATGCGAGTGACGGTACCGAACATAGAAAGCCACGGCTAACTACGTGCCAGCAGCCGCGGTAATACGTAGGTGGCGAGCGTTATCCGGAATCATTGGGCGTAAAGAGGGAGCAGGCGGTGATACAGGTCTGGAGGTGAAAGCCCGAAGCTAAACTTCGGGAAGCCCCGGAAACCGGATCACTGGAGTGCGGAAGAGGATCGTGGAATTCCATGTGTAGCGGTGAAATGCGTAGATATATGGAGGAACACCAGTGGCGAAGGCGACGGTCTGGTCCGCAACTGACGCTCAGTCCCGAAAGCGTGGGGAGCAAATAGGATTAGATACCCTAGTAGTCCACGCCGTAAACGATCGATACTAAGTGTCGGGAGTCAGATCCCGGTGCTGCAGTCAACGCAATAAGTATCGCGCCTGAGTAGTACGTTCGCAAGAATGAAACTCAAAGGAATTGACGGGGGCCCGCACAAGCGGTGGAGCATGTGGTTTAATTCGAAGCAACGCGAAGAACCTTACCAGGTCTTGACATCGATCTAAAAGGGAGAGAGATCTCCTCATAGCTATAGAGAAGACAGGTGGTGCATGGTTGTCGTCAGCTCGTGTCGTGAGATGTTGGGTTAAGTCCCGCAACGAGCGCAACCCCTGTCGCCAGTTGCCAGCATTGAGTTGGGGACTCTGGCGAGACTGCCTCTGCAAGGAGGAGGAAGGCGGGGATGACGTCAAATCATCATGCCCCTTATGACCTGGGCCACACACGTGCTACAATGGACGGAGCAGAGGGAAGCGAGACCGCGAGGTTGAGCAGAGCCCAGAAACCCGTTCTCAGTTCGGACTGCAGTCTGCAACTCGACTGCACGAAGCTGGAATCGCTAGTAATCGCGGATCAGCATGCCGCGGTGAATACGTTCTCGGGCCTTGTACACACCGCCCGTCACACCATGAGAGTCAGCAACACCCGAAGCCGGTGGCTCAACCGCAAGGAGAGAGCTGTCTAAGGTGGGGCCGATGATTGGGGTGAAGTCGTAACAAGGTATCCCTACGGGAACGTGGGGATGGATCACCTCCTTTCTAGGGAGAAATGAGTGTTTCTTTTCGGTTTTCTCTGCTTTGCAGAGAAGGAAGACCCTTGAAAACCGCATACAATCAAAAGCAAAGAGAAGACTTATTAATTCAAATTAGTAAGACTTCCTGCAAACACTATATAAGGATAAGATCAGAGAAACATCAAAGGTCTAGAATCTGGTATAGTGGGCAAAAGCTAAGATAAACAAGAGAAACAGTTAGATCAAGAATAACAGTCAGTAAACTCAAGCTTATTCATATCAACTTTCAGGTCAAGAAAGAAAGGGCGTATGGCGGAAGCCTGGGCACACAGAGGCGAAGAAGGACGGAGCAAACACCGAAATGCATCGGGGAGCCGTAAGCAGGCGAAGATCCGGTGATGTCCGAATGGGGAAACCCGCATGAGCAAGACTCATGCATCCTTCAGCGAATACATAGCTGGAGAGAGGCGAGACGCAGGGAACTGAAACATCTAAGTACCTGCAGGAAAAGAAATCAAACGAGATTCCGTAAGTAGCGGCGAGCGAAAGCGGAGGAGCCCAAACCATCATATGATGGGGTAGAAGGACCCGCACAAAGCGAAGGCCTTGGCAGCCGAATGTCATGGGAAGGACATCCAGAGAGGGTGAGAGACCCGTAGGCGAAACCGAGGCTTAGCGGGCGGAGATCCTGAGTACGGCGGGACACGAGAAATCCTGTCGGAAGCATCGGGGACCATCCCGAAAGGCTAAAGACTCCTGTGTGACCGATAGCGAACCAGTACCGTGAGGGAAAGGTGAAAAGAACCCCGGGAGGGGAGTGAAAGAGAACCAGAAACCATATGCCTACAAGAAGTCAGAGCCCGTCAAAGGGTGATGGCGTGCCTTTTGTAGAATGAGCCGGCGAGTTGCTTTTCCAGGCGAGGCTAAGCAGGATATGCGGAGCCGAAGCGAAAGCGAGTCTTAATAGGGCGAGAGTCTGGAGGAGCAGACCCGAAACCGGGTGATCTAGCCATGGACAGGTTGAAGTCGGGGTGAGACCCGATGGAGGACCGAACCGACCCCCGTTGAAACGTTGGCGGATGATCTGTGGCTAGGGGTGAAATTCCAAACGAACCCGGAGATAGCTGGTTCTCCCCGAAATAGCTTTAGGGCTAGCGTCGCGAGACGGCATGCGAAGGTAGAGCACTGAATATGCGATGGCCTCATCCCGAGGTACTGAGCATAATCAAACTCCGAATGTCGCACGTCCAGTCGCGGCAGTCAGTCTGCGGGTGATAAGGTCCGCGGACAAGAGGGAAACAGCCCAGACCATCAGCTAAGGTCCCAAAGTGCATGCCAAGTGGAAAAGGAAGTGGGGACGTGGAGACAACTAGGAGGTTGGCTCAGAAGCAGCCATCCTTCAAAGAGTGCGTAACAGCTCACTAGTCGAATGACCCTGCGCCGATAATTTACCGGGGCTAAGCATGACACCGAAGCTATGGATATGAAAATATGGTAGGGGAGCGTTCCATCCGGCGGAGAAGCGGGACCGAAAGGGCCCGAGGAGCGGATGGAAGAGAGAATGCCGGCGTGAGTAGCGAGATGCGGGTGAGAATCCCGCACACCGATGGCCCAAGGTCTCCAGAGGAAGGTTCGTCCGCTCTGGGAGAGTCGGGACCTAAGGA harbors:
- a CDS encoding HD domain-containing protein encodes the protein MGRLKTLKGIIEEELKEMDPTKKTAAMAHLYGVSLQATIIARHRGENSELLAMAGMLHDIAAYKTGSYEDHAHKGANIAKEILKQHQLTNSEETKLIVEAIAHHDDKDRKDSAFDEVLKDADVMDHVFKDLDKPVKAKEQARYEALCEEFQL
- the mreB gene encoding rod shape-determining protein gives rise to the protein MPLSKEIGIDLGTANILIYEKGKGIVVNEPSVVTINTDTNRPVAVGEEAREMLGKTPGNLKTIRPLKDGVIADFQVTEVLITHFINKLNLKGLFARPVILICCPSNITSIERSAIQDVALRCGAKRVYIEEEPKVAAVGAGLDISKPSGNMVVDIGGGTTDVAVLSLGDIVTSQSLKTAGDKMDAEIVKYVKDKYKLLIGDSTAEHVKMEIGCAYDGDPDKKVDVRGRDLVTGLPKTIQVSEAEVEEALHEICETILASAKQVLEQTPPELSADIVNKGVFLTGGGALLHNLDKFMEQGLKVPVFVADKPLDCVAEGCGVMLENTVFLD
- a CDS encoding kinase to dihydroxyacetone kinase, yielding MPEQTIEYRYDTQLLIDGEDLDEDEINDYFVEHFKGDCLLAVGDEDLIKIHYHTNEPWDVLKYCRTLGEIYDIVIEDMDRQARGLKG